A single genomic interval of uncultured Desulfobacter sp. harbors:
- a CDS encoding PilZ domain-containing protein produces the protein MDFDVKKIFFPSVGVDLVFNINTDFPISKSSIIYDADFKKQAITIAQPSIPVTPDTPFEQLHLTTLVYINQRRLRIGVCCRPIQFISNFPMAGGLAVEAIVVHYQLPAIETNIRSAFRLPLTGRYAVKAKIVYNKQEYRTPSDFKIKDLSFSGLSLVILERKKKRTPPLSSLKIGTEMILGLALVDRDQPGAIGTFPIKIQVVRINMNYSETHTLIGLKITSITPKNEEILNRFIHTAQIEELKRISKKG, from the coding sequence ATGGATTTTGACGTCAAAAAGATATTTTTTCCTTCAGTGGGAGTGGATCTGGTATTTAACATAAATACCGATTTTCCCATTTCAAAATCTTCCATTATTTATGATGCTGATTTTAAAAAACAGGCCATCACCATTGCCCAACCAAGCATTCCTGTAACCCCGGACACACCTTTTGAACAACTTCACCTGACAACGCTTGTTTACATTAATCAACGCCGACTACGCATCGGGGTTTGTTGCAGGCCGATCCAGTTCATAAGCAACTTCCCCATGGCCGGCGGCCTCGCGGTAGAAGCGATTGTGGTTCATTATCAGTTACCGGCCATCGAAACTAATATACGGTCCGCGTTCAGGCTTCCATTGACCGGCAGATATGCGGTAAAGGCCAAGATCGTCTATAACAAACAGGAATACCGGACCCCAAGTGATTTCAAAATAAAAGATCTCTCTTTTTCAGGTTTAAGCCTTGTCATCCTTGAAAGGAAAAAGAAACGCACCCCGCCCTTATCTTCGTTGAAAATCGGTACCGAAATGATCCTGGGGCTTGCTTTAGTGGACCGTGATCAACCCGGGGCGATAGGCACCTTTCCCATAAAAATTCAGGTGGTGCGAATAAATATGAATTATTCAGAAACCCATACATTGATCGGTCTGAAGATCACCAGTATTACCCCAAAAAATGAAGAGATACTAAACCGGTTCATCCACACTGCCCAGATAGAAGAACTAAAACGTATCAGCAAAAAGGGTTGA
- the pal gene encoding peptidoglycan-associated lipoprotein Pal: MKRQLLMHVVMAVLVAGLLTMVACSKPKVADPGTMNQGQTGETDAQRAARLEAERAARLEAERINAQQLEDQQQAQIIEAKSRFLNHNILFDFDSAELSDQAKDLLREKAYWLQANSSVTVMIEGHCDERGTTVYNLALGERRATTVRNYLVDLGISAQRLGTVSYGEEKPLDPAPTEAAYRINRRAQFVIR; this comes from the coding sequence ATGAAAAGACAGTTGTTGATGCATGTTGTGATGGCAGTATTGGTTGCAGGGCTTTTGACCATGGTCGCCTGTTCAAAACCAAAGGTGGCTGATCCCGGCACCATGAATCAGGGACAAACCGGGGAGACGGATGCGCAAAGAGCTGCCCGCCTTGAGGCTGAAAGGGCTGCCCGTCTTGAGGCCGAAAGAATCAATGCCCAGCAGCTTGAAGATCAGCAGCAGGCCCAGATTATCGAAGCCAAGTCCCGTTTTCTGAATCATAATATTTTATTTGATTTTGACAGTGCTGAGCTCAGCGACCAAGCTAAAGATTTGCTGCGGGAAAAAGCGTATTGGTTGCAGGCGAATTCCTCTGTGACTGTAATGATTGAGGGGCATTGTGACGAGCGTGGTACTACGGTTTACAACCTGGCTTTAGGTGAAAGACGCGCCACCACCGTCAGAAATTATCTTGTGGATTTAGGCATTTCAGCCCAACGTCTGGGTACGGTCAGCTATGGAGAAGAAAAACCGTTGGATCCGGCACCCACAGAAGCGGCTTATCGTATAAACAGGCGTGCGCAGTTTGTAATCAGGTAG
- a CDS encoding peroxiredoxin, whose protein sequence is MDQQNANMPLLGDEFPEINVATTHGPMSLPKDMKGKWFILFSHPADFTPVCTTEFAGFQSRIAQFDEMGVELIGMSVDQIFSHIKWVEWIKEKLDIEITFPVIAANDAIANKLGMLHPGKGSNTVRAVFVVDPESKLRLILYYPQEIGRNMDEIVRATKALITSDQNGVAMPANWPENEMLKDRVIIPPPQSQKDAAERLNQYEGYDWWFCHKEL, encoded by the coding sequence ATGGATCAACAAAATGCAAACATGCCTCTTCTTGGCGACGAATTTCCGGAAATCAACGTGGCGACCACCCATGGCCCCATGAGTCTGCCCAAAGACATGAAAGGAAAATGGTTTATTCTTTTCAGCCATCCGGCGGACTTCACCCCGGTGTGTACCACAGAGTTTGCAGGATTTCAGAGCCGTATTGCTCAGTTTGACGAAATGGGGGTAGAGTTGATTGGTATGTCTGTAGACCAGATTTTCAGCCATATTAAATGGGTTGAATGGATCAAAGAAAAACTTGATATAGAAATTACGTTTCCCGTTATTGCCGCTAACGATGCGATTGCAAACAAGCTGGGCATGCTGCATCCGGGTAAGGGTTCAAACACGGTAAGAGCCGTGTTTGTTGTTGACCCTGAAAGCAAACTGCGCCTTATTCTGTATTATCCTCAGGAAATAGGGCGGAATATGGATGAAATTGTCCGTGCCACAAAAGCGCTGATCACATCAGATCAAAACGGGGTAGCCATGCCTGCCAACTGGCCGGAAAACGAAATGCTAAAGGACCGGGTTATTATTCCGCCGCCACAGTCACAAAAGGATGCCGCAGAAAGGCTGAATCAATACGAGGGATACGACTGGTGGTTCTGTCACAAAGAACTTTAA
- the rplM gene encoding 50S ribosomal protein L13 produces the protein MEKYTYSAKRSDNKENWCVIDAKDQVLGRLASQIAYRIRGKHNPLFTPHVDTGDWVIVVNADKVRLTGNKMGQKTYYRHSGYIGGIKSQTAKEMLEKKPEDVLKKAVRGMLPKNRLGRKLGKKLFVYAGDQHPHAAQKPQVVDL, from the coding sequence TTGGAAAAATATACATACAGTGCAAAAAGATCTGACAACAAAGAGAACTGGTGCGTCATTGATGCAAAAGACCAGGTGCTTGGGCGGCTTGCTTCCCAGATAGCGTATAGAATCCGGGGTAAACATAACCCCCTTTTCACCCCCCATGTGGACACAGGTGACTGGGTGATTGTTGTCAACGCGGACAAGGTCCGTTTGACCGGAAATAAAATGGGACAGAAAACCTATTACCGCCATTCCGGTTATATCGGAGGAATCAAATCCCAGACGGCCAAAGAGATGCTTGAAAAGAAACCTGAAGACGTTTTAAAAAAGGCTGTTCGCGGAATGCTTCCGAAAAACAGACTGGGTCGTAAACTCGGGAAAAAGTTATTTGTTTATGCAGGCGATCAGCATCCCCACGCTGCACAGAAGCCTCAGGTTGTCGATCTCTAA
- the ybgF gene encoding tol-pal system protein YbgF produces the protein MKPLRFYPCLAAIVLLAGCVAPNQYETLETRVAFIEQNNSRRNALDQANTDDLGHLKQQVDAFSKTTRENYAEVKYDIQQLKDDFHKIQGRLEELHYKFGINGQERQESLEKRLERLDNAISRNYEKVIALEKYMGFEPSMSGVPGRNNDPESKELQGTEDGLYSYAKKLFDQGDLENARVQFENFISKYPDSKNADNARFWIADSYYAEKWYEKAILEYQKVLENYPNSNKNAAARLKQGYAFAALGEKANARLILKELISRYPTSQEAKYAKEKLKNLD, from the coding sequence ATGAAACCTTTGCGTTTTTATCCCTGCCTTGCAGCTATCGTTTTATTAGCCGGTTGCGTGGCACCTAATCAATATGAGACTTTGGAGACCCGGGTGGCGTTTATAGAACAGAATAACAGCCGCCGGAATGCACTTGATCAGGCGAATACCGATGACCTTGGACACCTTAAACAACAGGTGGATGCGTTTTCCAAAACCACCCGTGAGAATTATGCTGAGGTGAAATATGATATTCAGCAGCTTAAGGACGACTTTCATAAAATTCAGGGCCGGCTTGAAGAGTTGCATTACAAGTTTGGTATAAATGGACAGGAGCGTCAGGAGAGTCTGGAAAAAAGGCTGGAGCGTTTGGACAATGCTATTTCCAGGAATTATGAAAAGGTAATTGCCCTGGAAAAATATATGGGATTTGAGCCTAGTATGTCAGGGGTGCCCGGCCGGAATAATGATCCTGAATCCAAGGAATTACAGGGTACCGAGGACGGTTTGTACAGTTATGCCAAAAAGCTGTTTGACCAAGGTGACCTGGAAAATGCAAGGGTACAGTTTGAGAATTTTATCAGCAAATATCCGGATTCTAAAAATGCAGACAACGCAAGATTCTGGATTGCCGATTCTTATTATGCTGAAAAATGGTATGAAAAGGCTATTTTGGAATATCAGAAAGTGCTTGAAAATTATCCAAATTCAAATAAAAATGCGGCAGCCCGGCTCAAGCAGGGCTATGCATTTGCAGCCCTTGGCGAGAAGGCCAATGCCAGACTGATTCTCAAAGAGTTGATCTCACGGTATCCCACTTCCCAGGAAGCCAAGTATGCCAAAGAAAAGCTTAAAAATTTAGATTGA
- the ruvB gene encoding Holliday junction branch migration DNA helicase RuvB: MTADGDILSYSSDKKGVVSEKLKVEDHSQEIVSLRPGCFDDYVGQTAAVETLKIAIQAAKMRREPLDHVLLHGPPGLGKTTVSHIIANEMGKDLTVTSGPTLEKGGDLVGILTNLGEGDILFVDEIHRIPKVVEEFLYPAMEDFAVDFVFDKGIHARSHRYRLKQFVLIGATTRVGLLSAPLRDRFGIFRTLDFYSVEELTVIIQRSALLLKTRITDDGALELAKRSRGTPRIANRLLKRVRDYAMVRHQGLMTAKGVQEALDLEGIDDLGLTPLDRNYLETIIRFYNGGPVGIEAISATLQEETDTLVDVVEPYLLKIGLVLRTSSGRKASENAYRHLNLEKRG; encoded by the coding sequence ATGACGGCCGACGGGGATATCTTAAGCTATAGTTCAGATAAAAAGGGCGTGGTTTCAGAAAAGCTGAAAGTCGAAGATCATTCCCAGGAGATTGTTTCCCTTCGTCCCGGTTGCTTTGATGATTATGTGGGACAAACGGCCGCCGTGGAGACACTCAAGATTGCCATACAGGCGGCTAAGATGCGCAGGGAACCTTTAGACCATGTCCTGTTGCACGGCCCTCCCGGGCTTGGGAAAACAACGGTGTCCCACATTATTGCAAATGAAATGGGAAAAGATCTGACCGTTACCTCCGGCCCAACCCTGGAAAAAGGCGGAGACCTTGTGGGTATTCTGACCAATCTAGGAGAAGGGGACATCCTTTTTGTGGATGAAATTCATAGGATTCCAAAAGTGGTGGAAGAGTTTCTTTATCCTGCCATGGAGGATTTTGCCGTGGATTTTGTTTTTGACAAGGGAATTCATGCCAGAAGCCACAGATACCGGCTTAAACAGTTTGTACTCATCGGGGCCACTACCCGGGTGGGGCTTTTGTCCGCGCCGTTACGGGACCGTTTTGGCATATTTCGCACCCTTGATTTTTATTCGGTTGAGGAGTTGACGGTGATTATTCAGCGGTCGGCCCTGCTTTTGAAAACCCGTATAACAGATGACGGCGCTTTGGAACTTGCTAAAAGGTCACGGGGAACCCCTAGAATTGCCAACAGGCTTCTTAAGCGCGTCCGGGATTATGCCATGGTCAGGCACCAGGGGCTTATGACAGCCAAGGGCGTCCAGGAGGCCCTGGACCTGGAAGGTATTGATGACCTTGGTCTGACACCTTTGGATCGCAATTATCTTGAAACGATTATTCGGTTTTACAACGGCGGGCCTGTGGGGATCGAAGCCATTTCAGCGACCCTTCAGGAGGAGACTGACACCTTGGTGGATGTGGTGGAGCCCTATTTATTGAAAATCGGCCTTGTGCTGCGTACTTCCAGTGGCAGAAAAGCGTCGGAAAATGCATACCGGCATTTGAATTTGGAAAAAAGAGGGTAA
- a CDS encoding chemotaxis protein CheX: MDVALVNPFIEGTLHILDTTALVKVKPGPPFLKVNTDHNGDISGILSVEGDLEATVAISFTEKSILGIVSAMFGEEMTEINEEIIDAVGEISNMIAGQVTTKIGDIGKKVKVKFVEVVTGRNKEILHTQSGSHVVGIPFHTTKGKVLLEVCYSDQNS; this comes from the coding sequence ATGGATGTAGCGCTTGTCAATCCTTTCATTGAAGGAACTTTACACATTCTTGACACCACTGCCCTAGTAAAAGTAAAACCAGGGCCGCCTTTTTTAAAAGTAAATACCGACCATAATGGCGATATTTCAGGCATTTTGAGCGTTGAAGGGGATCTGGAAGCAACTGTTGCAATTTCTTTTACTGAAAAAAGTATATTAGGCATTGTGTCAGCCATGTTTGGCGAGGAAATGACCGAGATTAATGAAGAAATTATCGACGCTGTGGGGGAGATAAGCAACATGATTGCCGGACAGGTGACAACAAAAATTGGGGATATAGGAAAAAAAGTAAAAGTTAAATTCGTAGAAGTTGTGACAGGTCGGAATAAAGAAATTTTACATACCCAATCCGGTAGTCATGTTGTCGGTATTCCCTTTCATACAACCAAGGGCAAGGTGTTGCTTGAAGTCTGTTATTCAGATCAAAATTCATGA
- a CDS encoding polymer-forming cytoskeletal protein, which translates to MRRNTKNLSIIDKELKIDGSIESCGKLIIKGQVKGTIDGDVVIIAQDGEVKSTLTKVSSLTIGGSFKGELHASKELIILATGSCEGKVVCQDLIVENGGLLNADISCKTSSKMEPAKKEKSFFSKKAESGQKEEKQIEL; encoded by the coding sequence GTGAGAAGAAATACGAAAAATTTAAGCATTATTGATAAGGAACTCAAGATTGACGGCTCCATAGAAAGTTGTGGGAAACTAATCATCAAAGGACAGGTCAAGGGCACAATTGATGGTGATGTTGTAATTATTGCCCAGGATGGTGAGGTAAAATCAACTCTGACAAAGGTATCTAGTCTGACCATTGGCGGCAGCTTTAAGGGAGAGTTGCACGCTTCTAAGGAATTGATTATTCTGGCAACCGGCTCCTGTGAGGGAAAAGTTGTATGCCAGGATTTGATTGTGGAAAATGGTGGGCTGCTTAATGCGGATATTTCCTGTAAGACATCCAGCAAAATGGAACCCGCCAAAAAAGAGAAATCGTTTTTTTCAAAGAAAGCAGAATCAGGGCAGAAAGAGGAAAAACAAATAGAATTATAA
- a CDS encoding HU family DNA-binding protein: MNKGDLINKVSEVLSSKKDAQTAVDCMIETITEALAANDSVTLVGFGTFKTAERKERKGRNPQTGKEINIPARNVPKFVPGKALKEAVK; the protein is encoded by the coding sequence ATGAATAAAGGTGATTTAATTAACAAAGTTTCAGAAGTTCTCAGCAGTAAAAAAGATGCTCAGACAGCTGTTGACTGCATGATTGAGACAATCACTGAAGCACTGGCTGCGAATGACTCTGTTACTCTGGTAGGTTTTGGCACATTTAAAACCGCTGAAAGAAAAGAAAGAAAAGGCAGAAACCCCCAGACTGGAAAAGAAATCAATATCCCGGCTAGAAACGTGCCCAAATTCGTACCCGGCAAAGCACTTAAAGAAGCTGTAAAATAA
- a CDS encoding crossover junction endodeoxyribonuclease RuvC: MKIIGIDPGLAGTGIGVIDGQGRHIAGYSFGSISTDAGESTPVRLDQIYRKTKSFLIEQQPDLVVIEDVYSLEKYPGSGIMLGKVSGVLILAAFKAGVPIREVAVREVKKVVSGNGSADKCQVERAVRHLLNHHEPIRPFHASDALGMALTGLFRYGGDWGKRI; the protein is encoded by the coding sequence ATGAAAATCATAGGCATTGATCCCGGACTTGCCGGAACCGGCATTGGCGTTATTGATGGGCAGGGCCGCCATATTGCCGGATATTCCTTTGGCAGCATCTCCACCGATGCCGGTGAATCCACGCCGGTGAGGTTGGACCAGATTTACCGTAAAACCAAATCTTTTCTAATTGAACAGCAGCCTGATCTTGTTGTTATTGAAGATGTTTACTCCCTTGAAAAATATCCGGGATCGGGTATTATGCTGGGCAAAGTTTCAGGTGTGCTTATTTTAGCGGCTTTCAAGGCGGGGGTGCCGATTCGCGAGGTGGCTGTCAGGGAAGTTAAAAAGGTGGTTTCGGGCAATGGCAGTGCGGATAAGTGTCAGGTGGAACGTGCCGTGCGCCACTTATTGAATCATCATGAGCCCATTCGTCCTTTTCACGCTTCGGATGCGCTGGGTATGGCATTGACCGGGCTATTCCGGTATGGGGGTGATTGGGGGAAAAGGATTTAA
- a CDS encoding exonuclease domain-containing protein: protein MQTFLFYDIETSGLNPAFDQVLTFACIRTDLSLNEISRDDIVIRLRDDIVPSPGAFLTHRLDAQTLETGISEYQAALKIHSLVNTPQTISIGYNSLGFDDEFLRFLFYRNLLDPYSHQFANGCSRIDMLPVTLIYYLFCSQALSWPVLENGRSTMKLDLLTLQNKFETSGRAHEAMSDVESVVALAKAFSKYEDIWSYVQGFFDKNADLDRMNNLESSKLSKAYEMDLALMVSVSFGADCNYMAPVVYVGGSVPYKNQSLWIRLDKDGLFDRIDEALGVYDLMTIRKKPGDQLFVLPVLDRFWEKLLPASRAQCVRNLDFIKQNVSSFDKTVSFHRNFKYPHVPDIDLDADLYQGGFFSFQDKKEISIFHKTEDKKRCQITQTFQSNRVRMLAQRILVRNFNEKPESAPEFQSHLKGILGIDPEKSIKGYKEDVKLTCAKALEELEKIEAEKMQAFDSNQKDILKWLKSHIQSQSTLFADTF from the coding sequence ATGCAGACATTTTTATTCTATGACATCGAAACATCCGGTCTCAATCCAGCCTTCGATCAGGTGTTGACCTTTGCGTGTATTCGCACGGATCTGTCTTTAAACGAGATCAGCAGGGACGATATTGTCATCCGCCTCAGGGATGATATTGTGCCCTCTCCAGGGGCGTTTCTTACGCACAGACTTGATGCTCAAACGCTTGAGACCGGTATCAGTGAATACCAAGCAGCCTTAAAAATCCATTCTCTTGTGAATACCCCGCAGACCATCAGTATAGGATATAATTCCCTTGGATTTGATGACGAATTTTTACGCTTTCTTTTTTATCGTAATTTACTGGATCCGTATTCGCATCAATTTGCCAACGGATGTAGTCGGATCGATATGCTGCCGGTCACATTGATATATTATCTTTTCTGCTCCCAGGCACTTTCCTGGCCTGTGCTTGAAAATGGGCGATCGACCATGAAACTTGATCTGTTAACCTTGCAAAACAAGTTTGAAACTTCGGGTAGGGCCCATGAAGCCATGAGCGATGTTGAATCTGTTGTCGCTCTTGCAAAGGCGTTTTCAAAATACGAAGACATTTGGTCGTATGTTCAAGGTTTTTTTGACAAAAACGCTGATCTCGATCGAATGAACAATCTTGAATCTTCAAAATTGTCTAAAGCATACGAAATGGATCTTGCCCTTATGGTATCCGTTTCATTTGGTGCAGATTGCAACTATATGGCCCCAGTGGTTTATGTGGGTGGATCTGTCCCGTATAAAAATCAAAGCCTTTGGATTCGTTTAGATAAGGACGGGCTGTTTGACCGGATAGATGAAGCCCTTGGGGTATATGATCTTATGACAATACGAAAAAAACCGGGCGATCAGTTGTTTGTTTTGCCTGTCCTCGATCGTTTTTGGGAGAAACTTTTACCTGCATCGCGTGCACAGTGTGTACGGAATTTGGATTTTATTAAGCAGAATGTGTCCAGCTTTGATAAAACAGTCAGCTTTCACCGGAATTTTAAATATCCCCATGTGCCTGATATAGATCTTGATGCAGATTTGTATCAGGGCGGATTCTTTTCATTTCAGGATAAAAAAGAAATCTCAATTTTTCATAAAACAGAAGATAAAAAGAGATGTCAGATTACCCAGACCTTTCAAAGCAACAGGGTACGGATGCTGGCCCAAAGAATACTTGTGCGAAATTTCAATGAAAAGCCGGAATCTGCCCCTGAGTTCCAGTCGCATTTAAAAGGGATTTTGGGAATTGATCCAGAGAAATCCATCAAAGGATATAAAGAGGATGTCAAACTGACCTGTGCCAAGGCGCTTGAGGAGCTTGAAAAAATTGAAGCAGAAAAAATGCAGGCTTTTGATTCCAACCAGAAAGATATTTTAAAGTGGCTTAAATCCCATATTCAGAGTCAATCAACCCTTTTTGCTGATACGTTTTAG
- a CDS encoding rhodanese-like domain-containing protein, producing MYFNQISVKGLGCQSYCIGCPAAQQMMVVDPKRDIQDYLDIAYQEGMRITHIVNTHLHADHISGDQELSAATGADIYINDSVEISYAHKGIEQGDIFTLGAAKVEVLHTPGHTPNSISLVVTDTGRSDLPEMILTGDLLFVGDIGRPDLPGSEILDEQVENLYTSLYKTLAAYPDYLEVYPAHGEGSLCGRGMSSKKSSTLGYERSANPMLQFDSFEGFKENIMSAFPARPKSFSHIISTNRRGADLLDACTLDKRLTPDQFQELMEEETTLVMDTRDSAAYGGFHIPGSINIGFEKQLANWVGMVIDPGTELLLVVENRDAYDRMLTELHRIGYDAVLGYLSGGINEWLMSGRPVDQLAQISPLQLHKKNGSDGPLILDVRTMAEWNNGHIENAVHFPLTDILDHKTPKADKDQEIILQCGSGYRSNIAAGFLKDQGFTNIKSQAGGVFAWHNANLPLV from the coding sequence ATGTATTTTAACCAGATTTCAGTAAAAGGCCTTGGGTGCCAGTCCTATTGCATTGGTTGCCCCGCAGCCCAACAGATGATGGTCGTGGATCCCAAAAGGGATATTCAGGACTATCTGGACATTGCGTACCAGGAAGGCATGCGCATTACCCATATTGTCAATACACACCTTCATGCAGACCATATTTCAGGCGACCAGGAACTAAGCGCAGCTACGGGTGCAGATATATATATCAATGACAGCGTGGAGATCAGTTATGCCCATAAGGGCATTGAACAGGGCGATATTTTCACCCTCGGGGCGGCAAAGGTGGAAGTGCTGCACACACCGGGTCATACACCCAATTCAATTTCACTGGTCGTCACGGACACAGGGCGTTCCGATTTACCGGAAATGATTCTAACCGGAGATCTGCTGTTTGTGGGGGATATTGGACGACCCGACCTTCCCGGATCCGAGATCCTGGACGAACAGGTTGAAAATCTTTACACCAGCCTGTACAAAACCCTTGCAGCTTATCCTGACTATCTTGAAGTCTACCCCGCCCATGGAGAAGGATCATTGTGCGGCAGGGGCATGAGCTCAAAAAAAAGTTCCACATTGGGATATGAACGCAGCGCCAACCCCATGCTGCAGTTTGATTCCTTTGAGGGGTTCAAAGAAAACATTATGTCTGCCTTTCCGGCCCGGCCCAAAAGTTTTTCACATATCATTTCCACCAACAGAAGAGGCGCAGACCTGCTGGATGCCTGCACCTTGGACAAACGACTGACACCCGACCAGTTCCAGGAATTGATGGAAGAAGAAACCACACTGGTCATGGACACCCGGGACAGTGCCGCATATGGTGGATTCCACATTCCCGGCAGTATTAATATCGGATTTGAAAAGCAATTGGCCAACTGGGTGGGCATGGTGATTGACCCGGGCACGGAACTGCTATTGGTGGTGGAGAACCGGGACGCCTACGACCGGATGCTCACCGAACTGCACCGTATCGGCTATGATGCGGTCCTGGGATATCTTTCAGGGGGTATAAATGAATGGCTCATGAGTGGCAGGCCCGTGGATCAGCTCGCCCAAATATCTCCGTTGCAGCTTCACAAAAAAAATGGTTCTGACGGTCCTTTGATTCTGGATGTCCGTACCATGGCAGAGTGGAATAACGGCCATATTGAAAACGCCGTGCACTTTCCGTTGACCGATATTTTAGATCATAAAACACCCAAAGCAGACAAAGACCAGGAGATTATTCTACAATGCGGCTCCGGATACCGGTCCAATATTGCAGCCGGTTTTCTTAAAGACCAGGGATTTACCAATATAAAATCACAGGCAGGCGGCGTGTTTGCCTGGCACAACGCGAATCTGCCCCTGGTTTAA
- the ruvA gene encoding Holliday junction branch migration protein RuvA — protein sequence MIAYLEGKILSRQADGIILLAGHIGYEILLDTITLSLCVEKSQANETIALYIYYHVTERQPKPVLIGFLTPDDKEFFQLFITVAAIGPMKAIKALTKPVSQVARAIEDRDTAFLSQLTGIGKRTAEKIVATLNGKVLAFAAAQRLEAEPASTEPTDFVPEEKQVMVRQVAEVLTEQLGHSVSSARRMINQALEKNPGISSPEDLFDEIFQETR from the coding sequence ATGATCGCATATCTTGAGGGCAAGATTCTTAGCCGGCAGGCGGATGGCATCATCCTGCTGGCCGGCCATATCGGTTATGAAATCCTTTTGGACACCATTACCCTGTCTCTGTGCGTGGAGAAATCCCAGGCCAATGAAACAATTGCGCTGTATATTTATTATCATGTCACAGAGCGGCAACCTAAGCCTGTGCTCATCGGGTTTTTGACCCCGGATGACAAGGAATTTTTTCAATTGTTCATCACCGTGGCCGCCATCGGCCCCATGAAGGCAATAAAGGCGTTGACAAAACCGGTATCCCAGGTGGCCAGGGCCATTGAAGACCGTGATACTGCCTTTTTGTCACAATTGACAGGTATCGGAAAAAGGACAGCGGAAAAAATTGTCGCCACCCTGAACGGAAAGGTCCTGGCTTTCGCCGCGGCCCAACGCCTTGAGGCGGAGCCTGCGTCAACTGAACCAACAGATTTTGTGCCTGAAGAAAAGCAGGTAATGGTCAGACAGGTGGCTGAGGTCCTCACTGAACAGCTTGGACATTCTGTGTCATCGGCAAGAAGAATGATTAACCAAGCCCTTGAAAAAAATCCAGGTATCAGTTCCCCCGAAGACTTGTTTGACGAAATTTTTCAGGAGACCAGATGA
- the rpsI gene encoding 30S ribosomal protein S9, translated as MESANQFYATGKRKSSVAKVWLMPGTGKIIVNNRELDEYFDVPANRNVLISPLILTDKNDAFDIKITVMGGGYTGQAGAIRQGVSKALVLSDPDLRGVLKSAGFITRDARQKERKKYGQKGARASFQFSKR; from the coding sequence ATGGAAAGTGCAAACCAATTTTACGCAACAGGTAAGCGGAAAAGTTCTGTGGCCAAAGTGTGGCTTATGCCTGGTACAGGAAAAATTATTGTTAATAACAGAGAATTGGATGAATATTTTGACGTCCCTGCAAACAGGAATGTGTTGATTTCTCCTCTTATTCTTACGGATAAAAACGATGCCTTTGATATTAAAATCACTGTGATGGGCGGCGGTTATACCGGCCAGGCTGGCGCTATTCGTCAAGGCGTTTCCAAGGCGCTTGTTCTGTCTGATCCAGATTTGCGTGGTGTGCTTAAATCTGCGGGCTTTATCACCAGGGACGCCAGGCAGAAAGAACGTAAAAAATACGGTCAAAAGGGAGCAAGAGCCAGCTTCCAGTTCTCAAAAAGATAA
- a CDS encoding DsrE family protein, with amino-acid sequence MTDNVVIALSCGTNDTNRATRAIHLATIAHKEGKNTCLFLLDEGVYLAKEGIITHVRAATGDVADDLLVYLQAHDVPILVCTPCANARQIKDEDLIDGARMASAAEFINLSCDATVISL; translated from the coding sequence ATGACAGACAACGTGGTAATTGCATTATCCTGCGGCACCAATGACACCAACCGTGCAACCCGGGCTATTCATCTTGCAACCATCGCGCACAAGGAAGGGAAAAATACCTGTCTTTTCCTGCTGGATGAAGGGGTGTATCTGGCCAAAGAAGGTATTATTACCCATGTCCGGGCTGCCACAGGTGATGTGGCGGATGATCTTTTGGTCTATCTTCAGGCCCATGATGTACCGATTCTCGTTTGTACGCCCTGTGCTAATGCCCGTCAGATTAAAGACGAAGATCTTATTGACGGTGCACGTATGGCCTCGGCTGCCGAATTTATCAACCTGTCCTGTGATGCTACGGTTATCAGTCTGTAA